A window of Acinonyx jubatus isolate Ajub_Pintada_27869175 chromosome B2, VMU_Ajub_asm_v1.0, whole genome shotgun sequence genomic DNA:
CGCTCCAGTTCCCCCTGGGATTACAAGTAAGTGCAAATGAGACTGATCTTCACGttcttttgaaaaacatgtttatttattctaatcATAAAgtagagaatttagaaaatatagaaaaaaataaaagccctaaTATTtgctcttaaaaacagaaatcccACTTTGCCTGGGAGCTCACAGTTTGCTTTTCTGGCTAGGTTCTCCTGTATGGTCAGAGGTCCTACTGTTTTGCTTGTAACTTCTCATTGACTCTCTGCCTTTGCCTGCTCCACGCAGCCCTGGGTTGGTATTTACAAACTTTCTGTCTTGGAAGAGGGGGCTCTTTAAAGCAGCCCATGTAATAACCTTTGCATCTGAATAAGTGGGAGCCAGAAAAGTCCATTTGGAGTGCTCCACTCAGATTAGATATCAGCCTGCAAGGAAAGGTGaggagggcagagtgagaggccCGTTTGGGGATGGGATGTCCAGGGTACTGTCCTGTGATGCCATCTGACGTGCCAGATCTTGGAATAGCAAGGTCTCATCTACATGCTCCAAATACAAGTATGAAAACAGATTCCAGGGACAATTAGAAGGGCTTCTGGGGCTGCCTGAATTGCTTCCCACAGGAAAGGAGTGGCAAGTTGGCTGGCATGGCTTTGCTGCCTTTGTGTCCCCTGGCAGAGCGGGTATTCAGGAAGAAACTGAGAGTATGTGGTGCATTCACAGACCTCTGGGGCTTTGGTTTTCCTCTCCAAGCAGCAGGCTTTGTAGACTGTATATTAGACTGACTAGTCATGTTCCATATCTAGGCAAAGGATGAAAACTAAATAATAGCAACagggcaatgaaaaagaaaagatctgacatttattgaatgccaatATTTCAGTGTAGCGTTTTGTGTGCATTTGTATCACTGAATATTCTCAACCATTCCATGAAAGAGACCTATGAGAATCTCCATTTTAGAGTGGAAGAAACAGGCTTTGGCAGTTAAACACCTGCCGGAGGGCAGTGTATGAATCCAGGCCAGCTGGCTACAGCCCTGGGTTGCAGGTGAGCAGCCAGCGCTACGGGGCTCTCACTTTTGTCCATCTCCATCTCCCTTGTCTCACCACCTGCTTTCATCTGCTCCTCCTGCAGCATCACCCGGGACCCCAACCGGTTCCCCTCGGAGATCGTGGAGGCCCAGTGCAGGCACTCGGGCTGCATCAACGCCGAGGGGCAGGAAGACAGCTCCATGAATTCCGTTCCCATCCAGCAGGAATTCCTGGTCCTGCGGAGGGAACCCCAGGGCTGCTCTCGCACCTTCCGGCTGGAGAAGGTGCGGGTGACTGTGGGCTGTACCTGTGTCACCCCCATCGTCCGCTACGTGCGCGCCTGAACGGCCGCTTGGCTGAAGAAGCTGGAAAATGCCATTCCTTACCCAGCGCTCTTCAGCCAGTCCTGTGCGGTCCCAATTTTCTCCACTTCATAGGCCTCTTGATAAGACCTGTGCGGAATTCTCAAAGCTCTGTAGTAGGTATAGTGTTAGGTTTCTGGGGCGCCTCCAAATCATAGCATAGTCCTGAGCGGTTCCACTGCCCCAGCCCCCTGAAAATGGCCGGAGGAGAATGAAGGCGCCCTTGGCCTGCTCTGTTTACGTGCAGCGATGACCACTTCCTAGCCCATCAAGACTGTGATATGGTGCCACTCCCCGAGAATTCTGTTGGCAAATTGGGGCTCTGTGCCATGtggatgaaaatgtaaaaaatacaacCACAATGTAAGAGTGTGTGGGAGGGACTgtgcagggtggggtgggaaggatggGGATAAGGATCTAGGGCatatgtttattaaacatttgcTAAACACAGAAGTTGGCCTGATACTTACATTTGTAAGGAAACTCTctgtatatttatgatatattggttatataaaattttaggagaaaaattaaCATATCTAGTACTAATGTAATAAAGTATTCATGATTGAAAAATACTTTAGGTGTTTGTTTCCAGTCTTGACCTATACTCACAGAGCTTATAACCATAAAGATTTTGAAATTCtatatacttatttgtttttcacatttcctcATCAGTTTTTCATCAGAGGCTACTGTTagagttattattattagtgtgtatgtggcagtgtgtgtgtgtgtgtgtgtgtgagagagagagagagagagagatcttggagacttttttctcagctttattgaggtataattgacagatAATATTATGTAAGTTTATGgtatacagcatgatgatttgtctctctgtctctctatttctctctctctatagtGAACTGGTTACCACAGTAAGGTAGTGAACACttccatcacctcatatagttacctctgtgtatttatgtttatggagaacatttaagatctctcTGCAAATGGCAAGCATACAATAAATACAGTATTGATAACTATGGTTACCACACTATACATTAAACCTCCAGAACGTATTCGtcttataaataaattcatactctttgaccaacatcttctcatttctctgcccccaccccccagcttctGGCAACTACAGTTCTCTCTGTTTGTATGAGATGGagagttattttattattaagggTACTTGGGGGTTACATGGAGAATTAAGGAAAATGGTGTAAACAGAACTGAGTTTCCCTGGTAACTCTTTACTGCTCCGTCTTCCTGGCTACATTATTGTACAAAGTGAACATTTACTGGCCACTGTGCTAGCCACTGGAGATGCAAAGACAAATGCATATGGAAGGGCCACAGTGTTGGGACTGGCCGTCCACAGAGGCTCTGGTCATTGGAGCCATGCAATCCCTTTGCATCGTCCTCATTTAGATTTCTGGGACTTTTAGGGTCACTGGTTGTCCTTCATCCATATCTTATGCTTCTTGTGGGGGGGGCACGGAACAGGAGCCTCCAGATTCTGGTCTCCATGCCACTCTGGGGAAAAGTCAGAGGTTCTCTCATCCCTCCTTTGCCTCAACATGGCACAGCACATTTTCTCCTTAATGCTACCACTGGCTCAGAATACATCTGCATTGTTGCTACTTTTCCAGGTCCGAGGGAGAAAGTGGGGCCTAAGTTCTCACTCCCACCTGAAACTTGGCTTGAAGATAGGCTGGTGTCAGAAACCTGATACCTATCTTTAACTCTAGTTTAGATAACTTTCTTCTAGTCTAGGCGAGAGTAGAAATGGAGTAGCTGGGTAGGCTGGCTCTTCAGCTCTTGGCTGTATAATCTTTTGCTAATGGTATAAATATTGACATTTGTACTTAAAGTGTTCAAGCTCTTGAAATCTAGAAAAGATTTTCTGTCCTATCTATCAACTTCATAATTTTGCTATGAATCTCACAAGTCCATGTTGGTGTTCAAATTTGTGCAATGAATCCTTTCTCTGCTGATTATGGCACTAATTGCCCTATCCTGAGGGTAGTACTAtaaaaagtacatataaaaatacatataaaaaagggTAGGAGAAGTATACAGAGGAAGgaatttgaagaggaaaaaaaaatcacacctctGAGTGTATCAAGATATTATTACCTtgttatatacatgtacacatgtaatttcaaaataatgtgcTAAATACTATAATCAAGGTAGGAAATGATAAGAAGACACAGAGGGTGATAGCTATCCAGGAAATTTCAGAAAGGAGAAGATTTGCGCTGAAATGAATCTGAGTTGGTCTAGTGGAAAACGGGAGATGGGCATTCATAGCACAGGGAACAGTATAAGCAAACACAGAGGAACGAAGAAGCCTGGCATGTGAGGGGAACAGCAAGTAGTCCCATGTGCTCAGGATAGTGTGGACAGGGGGACATGGTGGGGAATACatatttcttgaaagaataattgaatgaatgaatgaacatggtGGTAGGCAAAAAACAGTAGgcaaatgggggcacctgggtgacccagttggttaagtgtttgactttggctctggtcatgatcttgtggtttgtgggtttgagccccacgtgggcttctgtgctgacagctcagaacgtggagcctgctttggattctctctctctctctctctctctctctctctgtccctcctctgcttgtgttctctctctttctctctcaaaaataattaaaaaacattaaaaaaagaaattaaaaaaaaagaacagtaggCAAACGGTCCACTTGTGAAAGGTTTTGTGTGCTCTATTACAGATGTGATGAGCATAGCTGTATCTCATAAGGTAATTTTGGCAGTAGTGAACAAACGGGATCAGAAACCTGAGGCCAGTGAGAAGACCAGAGAGGTGACAGCTCCTCTCAGAGCTGGGTGGGATCCTGCAGATCACCTGGCTGGCCTTTCTCATTTGCACATGAGGCCCAGAGCAATGaggcaacttgctcaaggtcacttgGAGTAGTTACTGGCAGAAACAAATTTAATGACTCCAGGTTCATGATTTTCTATGTTGGATTTGCAGCACTCAGTAATGTTTCCGGTAAATACTCACATCAGTCATTTCTCTGTGCAGCCTAGGGCTGGCCCTGGGAGCCAGTAAAAAGGACTTCCACATCTCACACCTCCAAATACATGGTATGTGGTGCCCCCTGGGGTCTGGGGCCCAAGTTACAGCTTGGGCTGCGAGCTGGCTGTCATTCAGGAAATTGCACATCCTCTCCAGCTCACAAGGTGGCACACTGTACCCAGAAGTAAATGGCTCCCTTATGGGGGAATCTGTCTTTGGCAACCACTCTGAGACACTGCTGAGCAGCCTGTGTTCCTCAGCGCCGAGTCTAGCTTTCTGGGCCTCAGAGATCCTTTGTTTTGAATGCAGGAGAAATGGTCTACGTTGAGCAGTCCAGATGTTCAAATACAGCATTGCCACCATAATGTGTAGAGAGAGGAACTTTTCTTTCCACATGGAACTGGAAAACATATAGTCTTTTCTTTGATATCTAGTTCTCACTTATGATAGCTGGGCTGAGGGGAAATacatattctctctgtctctctttccttccctctccttctctctttccctcccctactcccaaATCTGGATAAAAATCACCCTTATTTGTAATGCTTCACAGGAAAAATATCACTTGCAGTTTACAGTGAGGAAGATGATTACAAaattggttttcttattttttcctaagagAAGTGGTAgaagaaatgcatttaatatttagacagcttttggttttgaatcctggttctaccaTTTTCTGGTTATATGAATGTAGGCAATTTCGTCTTTCTGAGACTCAGCACCCTCATATGTTAAATAGGGAATAATACCTATGTTAAAGAGTAGAAtgtaaagtaattaaaataaaaaatgtaaaagacttAATACAGTACCCAGGAAATGGTAGGTACTCAGTACCTGGCAGTCATTATCCCAAGAGGTACAAAACTTACGTTTCCTATTTGCTTGGCCCCAGGAAACTCACAACCAACTTTTATGTTTAAATACCACAGCTATATTATTCCTCACGGTTATTAAATTTATACTCTCCATTTAatctctacacacacatacacacacacataatttaagGTGATTTAAACAAAGGATTTGAAcatgttaatattattatatagatCTTTTAAttcacttacaattttttttaatgttaatttttgagagaaacagagacagagcatgagtgggaaggggcagagagagagggaatcacagaatgagaagcaagctccaggctcaagctgtcagcacagagctcgatgcagggctcgaactcaagaaccgctagatcatgacctgagtggaagttgaaCGCTTACCTGACtaaaccaaccaggtgcccccactttaaattaatttgaaaggaATAGAGGAAActacatatttaatacattaaaaaaaatccccttggCCCCAAATATTCATTGTAGCCTACTCCACTGATGTCAATTGGAAGAGAAGTATTTTTTGATCCAGTAAGTCCCAGGAGTTGTACATGTTCAGCTGGACTTCCCTCAGGGTACAAAAGAACACACATTTTCTCCAACACTGAGACATTTTTTCTGGCACCCTGTTTGGTGCTAAAAGAATCACTGAAAAAGTGGTAGTTTCTGACCCTTGTTTGTGCATCTCCAAGTGACTAAAAAACCCAATCCCTCCTCCTTAAAGAGTAGCCAAGACAACAGAATTCCTTCAGTTAGTGAGAGAACTCAGGTTTGTGGTGTTGGCCCGAGGGTGGTGAGAAGAAACATTCATGTATGGGGGATTTTCCTTCATTTGTTCCTTATATTTGTGAATATGGCAATCAGGGGGTTGTACTTACCAAGTCATAACTCTGCATCTTCTTATATTTGTGGGAAGattaaattgcatttaaaagTAATAGAACCTTACTTTTCATGTCTGGAGTACTAATGTGGCCCTGGGTGCTAACCTCAATGACAATTCCATTGAGGGTTATTAAACATAACGATAATAGCAGTTCATATATGCTGAGCGTTGGCTGTGTGTAAAACAGGCACTATGCTGTTTTATGTGTATCTTAGTCTTCACATGGCATGAGTTTGGAAATATCGTTatcctcatttgacagatgagggaactgaggagttaattacttgcccaaggtcacaagagCTAGTAAATATTAGCCCCGAGATTTAAACTTgcagggggggcctgggtggctcagtcagttaagtaactgacttcagctcgggtcatgatcttgcagtgtgtgagttcgagccctgacagctcagagcctagagcctatttcagattctgtgtgtccctctctcttcctctcccccacttgtgctgtctctctctctctctctctctctctctctctctctcaaaattaacattaaaaatttttttttaaattaaacttgcATTTCTTGGACTAAAGACCCGCCACTGCCTAATCATCTTATCATTCCATCTGCATGAAGTTGGATAAGTTACCTATGGCTAAAATGTTTCTTACATAGGTCACTGGAGGTTCTCAAGATTAACTCTTGATTTATGAAGAACATTGGAGATCCACTACTTGCTGCCTTTCCAGAAACACACATCTATTTACTAGTACCAGATGCATGATTTTGGTCTTGTTAAAAACTGTGATGTTTTTATCTCACTATCTCACTAACAGCACTCAGTGGGTGCTGATTTTGAGAGTTCTGCTCAGCggtgaagagaaaatattttgaaacgaagattaaattaaagaaaaaaggatgacTCCAATTTGAGCATAAAggtgttcatgctttctcttctcttaaaATGGACAAACATCATGGCAGTATCAGAGATCACAGTGTCATGACTGAGCATGTGACCCTGGAGCCAGATGCCAGGCTACAGTGCCAGCTCTGGCATTACTAGCTGCACTAATCTTGGGCAAGTCGCCTAATCTCTCTTTGCCTTCCTTTTCTCTACTGTAAAATGAGGGATCATGACAGTACCTACTTCACAGCATTGTTGAGAGGCTGGAATAAGATAATATATACAAGGTGCTAAGACTAGTACCTGGCATGGTACATGTGTTGTCCAGTATGTTATTAAGAGAGAAAAGTCACCCAGTATCATGCCACAATTacatattgtttttcatattttgctCTCTCTTCTGCTCATTTCATTTGCTGTCTCATTCTGCTCATATAAAGCTCCTTATACTGCTTTATACTGCTGTAACCACAACATGTATGCAATTTGTATTTGGTAATTTCTTACTTAACTTTACGTTTTATACATTTTCTGTGTTTCCATATAGTGTTCACAATAATATTTAGTGGCTTCATACTATTCTTTTAGGTTGATGAaccaaaattaatatattattcctttatttttgtacCTTTATTTCCACTTACAAAAATTAGATAATGCTTGTagctgttttagtttttttttattgtgaactaTATAATGTAGACAGAGAGTATATATATGCCTTTATATATTTACAGTTGCCTTCCATGttaaaattctgtgtgtgtgtgcatttttgtaTCTAAAGCCTACCTTGAGCCAGTTATATAATCTCTttgaaccttggtttcctcaactgtaaaataaggATGACAATAAATAATACTTGTGTCATAGGATTGTGGtgttgattaaaagaaaaaatgtaaatcattacAGGAATTCTGAGATGGAACTAGCTGTTACTGGTCTTACTTGTTTAATACACTACCTTAAGCTGGGCCTATGGATAAATGCTCCTgccttttaattaattaattaattaattaattaattttgagaaggagacagtgggggaggggcagagagggagagggagagagagaatctcaagccagctccacgctgtcagcacagagcctgatgcaggggcttgaactcatgaactgtgaaattatggcttgagccaaaaccaagagttggacacttacccgactgagccacccatgcacccctccaACCTTTTAATTCTTGTTTTCATAGTTAAGTAAATCAATGCATTTGACAAAGATGGATTTATGAGTTGGTCTGGGGTTGTGGCTGTCACAAAACTTACAGACTTCCTACTCCACTGGCTTACCTCTGTGGTTTCCTTACATGCTGTCTGTAGGTGACACACCACAGCCCTTTGCATGGCCTGAAGGCAAGGACCAGCCCTTGTTTATAGTGGTGACAACACCAGAAGCCATGTAACCATTTCCCACAACCACATTCTTGTGAATTTGACAGAGACCAGACCTGGGATGGGCTATGTGTGCTGGATGTTGGAGTGGGATCCAAGTGCACCTGCCTTCCTCAGATGGGATACTTTGCTTGTGGAAAATTCCTAGTGTCCTGTGGTCCCATGCATCTGCCAATTCTACACTCCTGGGCTTTTCAGCATCTaagggaaaaaagacacagaTTTCCCACAGAGCACTTGTCAATTGCCTAATTCCCTTCTGTGGTCACCCCAAACCCCAAGTGGGATCCATTAAGAAAGCAAAGTTTGCTTCCGCCGCTTGCTTTTGACTGTGCCTGCATAGGCGATGCCAGACTTCTCATTACTGTATTtgaaaatgtatagaaaatataATCCAGTATAAAGGGAAACAAATCCTTTGGATCTATGCTGCTTAGCTTTTGAAATCTACTAGTATAATGTGGGCTTAAAAATTTAGATGAGTCGAAGTTTTCATATGACAGTGAGTTTACTGGATGAAGAAATGATTGCATTACTCCTATACAGAAGGTGTATTCCTAATTATTCTCATTAGTACCAGAACCCTTTTTATAAAAGCTAAGACTTGTTGAGTGATTACAATAAAATGGAGTCTCTTCTAacacatgcattttctcattcaatTGTCATAATAACGCTGTGATTTCAGAACTATTAATCAGTGTCATTGtacagaggagaaactgaggcacagtttGAGTgagtacctttatttttttttaagtttatttatttattttgaggaagagagagagtgagagtgagagcaaaagagagcaagcagtggaggtgcagagagagagggaagagagagaatcccaagtaggctctgtgctgtcagtgcagagccccacgtggggctcagtcccatgaaccatgagatcataacctgagccaaaattgagtcagatgcttagctcactgagccacccaggcaccctgggtgaGTACCTTTCTTGAGGTTATGACTCTTGCCTTTGGTTGCTAAACTACATTGTCTATCAGAGATCTGCCAAGAATCACTTGCCTGTACTGAAGTCTCTCAACCATGGAATCTTCTCAGAGGATCATTCTCTGCGAGTGGTCAAAGAGAGCATGTTAATTTCAATATTTGCTTACTCATACAATTATAGAATTTTTATGGGAAGCTCACTGGAAATATAATCAAGAGATCCTTGACTTCACCAGTTTCCATAAATACCTCAAACTGTAATGGCCTCTATCTTGTTTGTGTGGAG
This region includes:
- the IL17F gene encoding interleukin-17F isoform X1, translated to MTKTILRNIAMVKSLLLLMLGLTLVREVTARKNPKAGDTALCPPLEDNSVRVDIRILRQNQGGISISNDFQNRSSSPWDYNITRDPNRFPSEIVEAQCRHSGCINAEGQEDSSMNSVPIQQEFLVLRREPQGCSRTFRLEKVRVTVGCTCVTPIVRYVRA
- the IL17F gene encoding interleukin-17F isoform X2, with amino-acid sequence MEKRPPKKVKSLLLLMLGLTLVREVTARKNPKAGDTALCPPLEDNSVRVDIRILRQNQGGISISNDFQNRSSSPWDYNITRDPNRFPSEIVEAQCRHSGCINAEGQEDSSMNSVPIQQEFLVLRREPQGCSRTFRLEKVRVTVGCTCVTPIVRYVRA